Sequence from the Nitrincola iocasae genome:
ATGCTCGATGATGGCACTCTGACCAATCTGCAGCGTCACACTGAACAGACCAACATGCAGTATATTGTCTCCGGCGTCATTCGTGATATCAGCCAGCGCAACCCACAGGGCGCACGCGAGCCCAACATTCTGGTAGATTTGTACCACCGCGTCGACCCTAATAATGATCGCAACCTGCGTGCATTCATCATGGATGTATATATCCACGACGCATTCAGCGGTGGTCTGATCTGGCAAAACCGCTATATGACAGCAGGCCTCTGGAATGCAGGCCAACAACGCACCGGATTTGCCACCGACGCGTTCTGGCAACAGGATTATGGTCAGAAAGTGCGCAGAACTATGCGCCAGGTCGTTGCGGATATTAATGATGCACTGCGATGCGAGCCCTTCAGTGCCCGCATCACTCGTACAGAGCAGAACCGGGTCTGGATCAATGCTGGCGAACTAAGCGGTATCAATCCAGGAGACAGGCTCTCAGTCTACCGCCGCTATACCCATTATGATGCCATGCAAATAGCCTATCCGGAGTTCACCAACACCCAGAGAACACTGACTATCGACTCAGTTCAACCGAACTTTGCCAGCGGCACACTCAACAGTGGCGCTGGAGAGATTAACATCCAGCGCGACGATATCGTCAAGAGCCAGTAGAAACGGTATTACTACTGCTGCCCACGAATATTAATTTCTACCCGGCGATTCAGCGCACGACCATGCACGGTCGAATTGTCAGCCACCGGTTGGTTCGGCCCATAACCAAGGGTTGATACCCGCATAGGGCTGATCCCAGCACTGATCAGTCGCTGCGCTACACTCTGCGCCCGGCGTTCAGACAGCTGCTGGTTATACTGCAGACTACCGGTACTGTCGGTATGGCCTTCGACATCGATCAAGGTCTGATCATATTGACGCAGCACGTTGGCAACCGAGTCCAAGGTTTCATAGAAGGCAGGCTCTATGCGGTCTTCATTGGTGGCAAAGGTGATGCTACCAGGCATCACCAACTGAATTTCGTCACCTACCCGGTTTACATCAACACCAGTACCCTGCAACTGCTGG
This genomic interval carries:
- a CDS encoding flagellar assembly protein T N-terminal domain-containing protein; amino-acid sequence: MRRIICLLLLSLIIASPLQAEVPRTIEAEGTATITNGDLITARRTAVNQAAEMATRRASTFVSSSSEVRDGALVSDNTRITSNGLLHDIHVIEEHLNGNELTVRIRAQVSGAQGCPGGMEESAYQRNIGFTAFPMTQPSQANAGGLHQIATQLPELMARELKQSPGFNSHTATHLTLHPNLQNAPTQMLDDGTLTNLQRHTEQTNMQYIVSGVIRDISQRNPQGAREPNILVDLYHRVDPNNDRNLRAFIMDVYIHDAFSGGLIWQNRYMTAGLWNAGQQRTGFATDAFWQQDYGQKVRRTMRQVVADINDALRCEPFSARITRTEQNRVWINAGELSGINPGDRLSVYRRYTHYDAMQIAYPEFTNTQRTLTIDSVQPNFASGTLNSGAGEINIQRDDIVKSQ
- a CDS encoding OmpA family protein, yielding MKNKIALAAASVVLLAGCNTMNPYDTSNTVKGTAGGAVGGAALGAAVAGSGKRNEGALVGALVGAAVGGGVGYYMDQQEAHLRQQLQGTGVDVNRVGDEIQLVMPGSITFATNEDRIEPAFYETLDSVANVLRQYDQTLIDVEGHTDSTGSLQYNQQLSERRAQSVAQRLISAGISPMRVSTLGYGPNQPVADNSTVHGRALNRRVEINIRGQQ